The Opitutaceae bacterium genome has a window encoding:
- a CDS encoding NAD-dependent epimerase/dehydratase family protein, translating into MNNPWHVVLGGGPLGMGVADRLIRQGRPVRVATLSSDPDLPGAECVHLDASDADRVHRICADAAVLYFCASPPGDAPDELVLMVQGVTAGLARAGCRLVYAESLLACGPCDPHFQETGRHHPVGPEGRARAAAVAHIMESHRMGRLGVDVVRSSDFFGPKVTRGYLGERVFGPAIRGGSILLRGDPEARHDFSYVDDFARAMVGIGGEAGAFGRIWHTPPVVPSRTNREMIDRIIELAGSGATRHFLPEWLASLEAGLSRQARRHQESAFLRNQPVVVQATRLKMRFGFTATPTDEAIGATIEWYGKQWPGRKSSA; encoded by the coding sequence GTGAACAATCCGTGGCATGTCGTCCTGGGAGGCGGACCCCTGGGCATGGGGGTGGCCGATCGTCTGATTCGCCAGGGACGTCCGGTCCGGGTGGCGACTCTTTCCAGCGATCCCGATCTTCCCGGTGCGGAGTGTGTCCATCTGGACGCGTCGGATGCCGACCGGGTTCACCGGATCTGCGCGGATGCGGCCGTCCTGTATTTCTGCGCGAGTCCCCCTGGAGATGCTCCGGATGAATTGGTTCTCATGGTTCAGGGAGTGACCGCCGGGCTTGCCCGCGCCGGGTGCCGGCTGGTTTACGCTGAGTCGCTTCTGGCCTGCGGGCCGTGCGATCCTCATTTTCAGGAGACCGGCCGGCACCACCCGGTCGGACCGGAAGGGCGGGCGCGGGCTGCCGCGGTGGCGCATATCATGGAGTCCCACCGTATGGGCCGACTGGGTGTCGACGTGGTCCGATCGTCGGATTTCTTCGGTCCCAAGGTGACCCGTGGTTATCTGGGGGAGCGTGTCTTCGGGCCGGCCATTCGGGGTGGGTCGATCCTTCTCCGGGGAGATCCTGAAGCCCGACACGACTTCTCCTATGTGGACGACTTTGCCCGGGCCATGGTGGGGATTGGTGGAGAGGCCGGAGCTTTCGGTCGGATCTGGCATACCCCACCGGTGGTGCCTTCCCGGACCAATCGGGAAATGATCGACAGGATCATCGAGCTGGCGGGGTCGGGAGCGACCCGCCATTTCCTGCCTGAATGGCTGGCGTCACTGGAAGCCGGGCTCAGCCGACAGGCCCGGCGGCACCAGGAGTCGGCATTCTTGAGGAATCAGCCCGTCGTTGTGCAGGCGACCCGACTCAAGATGCGGTTCGGCTTTACCGCCACCCCGACCGACGAAGCGATCGGAGCGACCATCGAGTGGTATGGAAAACAGTGGCCGGGACGCAAATCGTCGGCCTGA
- a CDS encoding DUF3313 domain-containing protein: MFHSSRVLIVSAAAAAALLITSGCTTPDNPVPGGQITYQIPNLPESGFLGDYSALKLAKAPEFAVVGRKIYIDPEADLKDYGKVVIDPVSFAYLKPGLDLTAAEKERLTQYLNEWLNQKLKDRFMKVPVAGPKTLRVRTAITDVSSPEGINSRDVQVADIGRAVVELELADSQTGHRFLAMVDQMGGVRFTIAKDDLSREKEMYINWFDGLSSEMESGAMKSATPTLEN; the protein is encoded by the coding sequence ATGTTCCATTCTTCGCGAGTCCTCATCGTCTCCGCCGCGGCCGCCGCGGCGCTTCTGATCACTTCCGGTTGCACGACGCCGGATAATCCAGTCCCCGGAGGACAGATCACCTACCAGATCCCGAATCTTCCCGAGAGCGGCTTCCTTGGGGATTATTCCGCTCTCAAGCTGGCCAAGGCACCGGAATTCGCGGTTGTTGGACGCAAGATCTACATCGATCCTGAAGCCGACCTCAAGGACTACGGCAAGGTGGTCATTGATCCGGTCTCCTTCGCCTACCTGAAACCCGGCCTCGATCTGACCGCGGCGGAAAAGGAACGGCTGACTCAATACCTCAACGAGTGGCTCAATCAGAAATTGAAGGACCGGTTCATGAAGGTCCCCGTCGCGGGTCCCAAGACGCTTCGCGTCCGCACCGCCATCACCGACGTCTCCTCTCCGGAGGGAATCAACAGTCGCGATGTGCAGGTAGCCGACATCGGCCGGGCCGTTGTGGAACTCGAATTGGCCGATTCGCAGACCGGTCACCGCTTCCTCGCCATGGTCGACCAGATGGGCGGAGTACGTTTCACCATCGCCAAGGACGATCTCTCCAGGGAAAAGGAGATGTACATCAATTGGTTTGATGGCCTATCCAGTGAGATGGAGAGTGGGGCCATGAAATCCGCTACGCCGACCTTGGAAAACTGA
- a CDS encoding CDGSH iron-sulfur domain-containing protein, with protein MNQPEIPSKRPTVLELETGTYWWCACGRSKDQPWCDGSHAGSGFEPVEYTVTEKKRVALCNCKHTAGSPLCDGSHKNLA; from the coding sequence ATGAACCAACCTGAAATCCCTTCAAAACGCCCGACCGTTCTCGAACTCGAGACCGGAACCTATTGGTGGTGTGCCTGCGGCCGTTCCAAGGATCAGCCCTGGTGCGACGGATCCCACGCCGGCAGCGGCTTCGAACCGGTGGAATACACCGTGACCGAAAAGAAACGCGTTGCCCTGTGCAACTGCAAGCACACCGCCGGATCCCCGCTCTGTGACGGAAGTCACAAGAACCTGGCCTGA